From Apteryx mantelli isolate bAptMan1 chromosome 32, bAptMan1.hap1, whole genome shotgun sequence, the proteins below share one genomic window:
- the LOC136994725 gene encoding butyrophilin subfamily 1 member A1-like, whose amino-acid sequence MLQCPHPTTPTKLIPLSCRSFKSRLQKLSVCLLFLCVLLHFTAQLKVVGPGHPVTATVGQSIVLPCQLSPSLNAQSMAVRWIRHHDFETVHHYWDGEDLFAEQMREYQGRTVLSHNGLSRGSLDLQILSVRPSDDGTYVCTVEGAAGYAEATVELEVAAIGSSPLVSLEGYQGGGIQVVCRSSGWFPEPEVLWKDPQGQHLPSVSQRHSQDERGLFEIEHSLSVTGEADGDLSCVVRNSRLGQEKESSLHISAPFFHDAHPWKVALAVMLVALLVCILGLILFSVRLFKKRGK is encoded by the exons aTGCTACAATGCCCGCACCCAACCACTCCCACAAAACTCATCCCCCTTTCATGCAGATCATTCAAGTCACGTCTGCAAAAGCTCAGTGTctgtctgcttttcctctgtgtcCTTCTCCATTTCACAGCCCAGCTGAAGGTGGTGGGACCAGGCCACCCTGTCACTGCCACCGTGGGGCAGAGCATTGTGCTGCCCTGTCAGCTCTCCCCCAGCTTGAATGCGCAGAGCATGGCTGTCAGGTGGATCCGGCACCATGATTTTGAAACAGTGCATCATTACTGGGATGGAGAGGACCTGTTTGCGGAACAGATGAGAGAATATCAAGGGAGGACAGTGTTGTCTCATAATGGCCTCAGCAGAGGAAGCCTGGACTTGCAAATTCTCAGTGTCAGACCCTCCGATGATGGAACGTACGTCTGCActgttgaaggtgctgctggttatGCAGAAGCTACAGTGGAACTGGAAGTGGCAG CCATAGGCTCTTCACCACTCGTCTCGCTGGAGGGTTACCAGGGCGGAGGGATCCAGGTGGTGTGTCGATCGTCCGGCTGGTTCCCAGAGCCTGAGGTGCTGTGGAAGGATCCTCAGGGGCAGCATCTCCCCTCGGTCTCTCAGAGACATTCCCAAGATGAGAGGGGCCTGTTTGAAATAGAACACAGCCTGAGTGTGACAGGGGAGGCAGACGGGGACTTGTCGTGTGTGGTGAGGAACAGCCGCCTTGGCCAAGAGAAGGAGTCGTCTCTGCACATTTCAG ctCCCTTTTTCCATGATGCCCATCCCTGGAAGGTGGCTCTGGCAGTGATGCTGGTGGCTCTGTTAGTGTGCATACTTGGTTTAATTCTCTTCAGTGTTCGTCTGTTTAAGAAGAGAG GTAAGTGA